AGTGTGATTTTTTTGTTTAGGCCGACTTAGCTCAGCGGTAGAGTGCTTCCTTGGTAAGGAAGAGGTCACGGGTTCAAGTCCCGTAGTTGGCTCACTTTTTATCCCGATTTCTTCGGGATTTTTTATGCCTTCCACATTATTATAAAACTCATTGCGTATTCTTAATTTTCAAAATATATTAAACGCTTTCGTTTCGCTTAAATCAAAGTTTAATATTATTTTAATCAATCATAATATAAAGATTAAAAGACTTTAGAAATAAGACTTTAGATATTTCAAATATTTTTATCCTTGTACTTTAATGTTTCCACAGCGTTTAATTCAACGGATAATCTTGAAATTTTCATTAAATTCGTCATAAATATATTCTTGATGAACATTCTCTTATTAGAAGACGACCTTATTCTCTCTGCAGAATTGTGTAAGTTTTTAGAATCAAATCATTTTACCTGTGATCGAATTTATGATGGTGAAACTTTTCTCCGTCAAATAAAGAATAACAGCTATGATTTGTATCTTTTAGACATTAATGTACCAAAAGTAAATGGGCTTGATGTTTGCCAAACCATTCGTTCTTTCGATAAAAATACACCGATTATCATTATTTCCGCTTACGGCGATATTTCAGATAAGAAAGATGCTTTTACAAGATTGGCTGATGATTATTTGGTGAAACCTTTTCAGTTTGAAGAATTATTACTTCGCATGAACTCTCTTTTAAGACGAAAGGTTCCTGCAGA
The sequence above is a segment of the Chryseobacterium turcicum genome. Coding sequences within it:
- a CDS encoding response regulator transcription factor, with translation MNILLLEDDLILSAELCKFLESNHFTCDRIYDGETFLRQIKNNSYDLYLLDINVPKVNGLDVCQTIRSFDKNTPIIIISAYGDISDKKDAFTRLADDYLVKPFQFEELLLRMNSLLRRKVPADNIDLDIIRIDDLIINKTEQKVFRAGNEIALTLKEFQLLVYLAEAQGRTVSKQQITENVWEHNFNTNTNTVEVYINFLRKKIDKEYKVKLIHTRSGFGYYLNPL